A genomic region of Marinobacter sp. NP-4(2019) contains the following coding sequences:
- the folC gene encoding bifunctional tetrahydrofolate synthase/dihydrofolate synthase: MPPKADHLSRRPESPGAGATLDQWLSYLEAIHPAEIDLGLDRVLMVLRRLFPRKPKARIITVAGTNGKGSAVACLEALLLAAGRTTGAYTSPHLQRYNERVRVNGKDIGDEELIAAFAEVEAARKSVTLTYFESGTLAAFVLLARAGVEDWILEVGLGGRLDAVNVLDPDLAIITSVDIDHVAFLGNDRETIGFEKAGILRPGIPAIYADIDPPRSVLQQVAAQRVALQRLDETYYVDNTGSEVVLRFRGSDLALSLPTVPLPVNSVAAAVAAFRELEPDRPLDSVAGVIARVRAPGRFEKLASHPAVYADVGHNPHAARWLAARLESMKSPAARLLAVYGALSDKDVEGVVQAMSPVVDQWYLGGLDCPRGLPVEALGERVASAGSGLDIIECTTVSGALQAALESANPDDLIIAFGSFFTVAEIRRFREVE, from the coding sequence ATGCCTCCGAAAGCTGACCACCTCTCCAGGCGCCCGGAATCCCCGGGTGCCGGAGCCACGCTGGATCAGTGGCTTTCCTACCTCGAAGCGATTCACCCCGCGGAAATTGATCTCGGCCTCGATCGTGTGCTGATGGTGCTGCGCCGGCTTTTCCCGCGCAAACCGAAGGCACGCATCATTACCGTTGCCGGCACTAACGGAAAAGGCAGCGCAGTGGCCTGCCTGGAGGCCTTGTTGCTGGCCGCAGGCCGGACGACCGGAGCCTATACCTCGCCGCATCTCCAGCGTTATAACGAGCGGGTGCGGGTAAATGGCAAAGACATTGGGGATGAGGAATTGATTGCGGCCTTCGCTGAGGTGGAGGCTGCCCGTAAAAGCGTCACACTGACGTACTTCGAATCCGGCACCCTGGCGGCGTTTGTGCTTCTGGCCCGGGCCGGGGTCGAGGACTGGATTCTGGAAGTCGGGCTCGGTGGTCGGTTGGATGCCGTTAACGTACTTGACCCTGACCTGGCGATCATCACGTCTGTGGATATTGATCATGTCGCATTCCTCGGCAATGACCGGGAGACTATAGGCTTCGAGAAAGCGGGCATCCTTAGACCCGGGATACCGGCAATCTATGCAGATATCGATCCACCCCGGTCGGTCCTGCAGCAGGTTGCGGCCCAGCGTGTGGCGCTGCAGCGCCTGGATGAAACCTATTATGTGGACAACACTGGCAGCGAAGTCGTTCTTCGTTTCAGGGGTAGCGATCTCGCACTATCGCTTCCCACGGTGCCGTTGCCGGTAAACAGTGTTGCTGCTGCGGTGGCTGCCTTTCGGGAGCTCGAACCGGATCGGCCGCTTGATTCTGTAGCCGGGGTGATTGCTCGGGTCCGGGCTCCAGGGCGCTTCGAGAAGCTGGCCAGCCATCCCGCCGTTTACGCAGATGTTGGTCATAATCCCCATGCTGCCCGCTGGCTGGCGGCTCGCCTGGAATCCATGAAGTCGCCGGCGGCGCGTTTACTCGCCGTCTATGGCGCACTTTCGGATAAGGATGTTGAGGGAGTTGTTCAGGCCATGTCGCCGGTCGTTGATCAATGGTATCTGGGCGGGCTGGACTGTCCTCGTGGTCTGCCAGTTGAGGCGCTTGGAGAGCGGGTTGCATCAGCCGGTTCCGGGCTGGATATCATTGAGTGCACCACTGTATCCGGCGCGCTCCAGGCGGCACTGGAGAGTGCAAACCCGGATGACCTGATTATCGCCTTTGGATCCTTCTTCACTGTCGCGGAGATTCGTCGATTCCGGGAGGTGGAGTAA
- the accD gene encoding acetyl-CoA carboxylase, carboxyltransferase subunit beta — translation MSNWLDKIMPSKIRSESKQRTGVPEGLWKKCPKCGAFLYKPELEKNLDVCPKCNHHLRVNARRRLDIFLDADGREEIAAELEPWDRLKFKDSKRYKDRLAHAQKATGEKDALVAMKGSTLGLPLVACAFEFNFLGGSMGQVVGEKFVQAANVCLEERIPLVCFSASGGARMQEAILSLMQMSKTAAVLERMKQEGIPYISVMTDPVFGGVSASLAMLGDLNIAEPNALIGFAGPRVIEQTVREKLPEGFQRSEFLLEHGAIDMILHRHQMRERITHVLAKFTGQDKPATEAPIEFEVTERPETDASES, via the coding sequence ATGAGTAACTGGCTGGACAAAATCATGCCGAGCAAAATTCGCTCGGAATCCAAGCAGCGCACAGGCGTACCTGAAGGGTTGTGGAAGAAGTGTCCCAAATGTGGCGCTTTCCTCTACAAACCTGAGCTTGAGAAGAATCTGGATGTCTGCCCCAAGTGTAATCATCACCTGAGGGTGAATGCCCGTCGCAGACTGGATATATTCCTGGATGCGGACGGCCGGGAAGAGATTGCAGCGGAGCTGGAACCCTGGGACCGTCTCAAGTTCAAGGACAGCAAGCGCTACAAGGATCGTCTTGCCCATGCTCAGAAGGCGACGGGCGAGAAAGATGCGCTGGTCGCCATGAAGGGCAGCACCCTTGGCCTGCCTCTTGTAGCCTGTGCTTTTGAGTTCAACTTCCTTGGTGGCTCCATGGGGCAGGTTGTGGGTGAGAAGTTCGTGCAGGCGGCGAATGTCTGTCTTGAAGAACGTATTCCCCTGGTCTGTTTCTCCGCCAGTGGTGGGGCACGCATGCAGGAAGCCATCCTTTCCCTGATGCAGATGTCGAAAACAGCGGCGGTGCTGGAACGCATGAAGCAGGAAGGCATTCCCTATATTTCGGTGATGACCGACCCAGTGTTCGGTGGGGTGTCCGCAAGCCTGGCCATGCTGGGTGACCTTAATATTGCGGAGCCTAACGCCCTGATCGGGTTTGCCGGCCCGCGAGTCATTGAGCAAACTGTTCGTGAGAAACTGCCGGAAGGTTTCCAGCGCAGCGAGTTCCTGTTGGAGCATGGTGCCATCGACATGATTCTCCATCGCCACCAGATGCGCGAGCGTATCACCCATGTGTTGGCGAAATTCACCGGCCAGGATAAGCCGGCAACGGAAGCTCCGATAGAGTTTGAAGTGACTGAAAGACCGGAAACCGATGCCTCCGAAAGCTGA
- the trpA gene encoding tryptophan synthase subunit alpha has product MSRIEGVLKSLKGQGRKALIPYITAGDPHPDQTVGLMHTLVEAGADIIELGVPFSDPMADGPVIQMACERALKHGTSLRQVIAMIKQFRETDDTTPVVLMGYLNPMEAMGYEAFADAAADAGVDGILTVDLPPEEADDVAPLFTARNLDAIFLLAPTTTDERIRSISEHSSGYVYYVSFKGITGAGKIDVDEVASRVAHIHDITALPVGVGFGIRDAETAAAIGRVSDGVIVGSVLVDTIARNQADSDQLKRALTDLLHPMREALDGLAS; this is encoded by the coding sequence ATGAGTCGAATTGAAGGGGTGCTCAAGTCCCTGAAAGGGCAGGGACGCAAGGCGCTGATCCCTTACATCACAGCGGGCGATCCGCACCCGGATCAAACCGTGGGTCTGATGCATACCCTGGTGGAGGCCGGCGCGGATATTATCGAGCTGGGTGTGCCGTTCTCTGACCCCATGGCCGACGGTCCGGTGATTCAAATGGCCTGCGAGCGGGCCCTGAAGCACGGTACTTCGCTACGCCAGGTGATCGCTATGATCAAGCAGTTCAGGGAAACTGATGACACCACTCCGGTGGTGCTGATGGGCTACCTGAATCCCATGGAGGCCATGGGGTACGAGGCCTTCGCGGATGCAGCAGCTGACGCCGGGGTAGACGGCATCCTGACGGTGGACCTTCCACCGGAAGAGGCGGATGACGTTGCGCCGTTGTTTACCGCCCGCAACCTGGATGCCATTTTTCTGTTGGCTCCGACCACCACGGATGAACGTATTCGTTCAATCAGCGAGCACTCCTCCGGGTATGTGTACTATGTTTCATTCAAGGGGATTACCGGTGCTGGCAAGATAGACGTGGACGAAGTGGCTTCCAGGGTCGCTCATATCCACGACATCACCGCACTGCCAGTCGGCGTTGGTTTTGGTATTCGTGATGCTGAAACCGCAGCGGCAATTGGTCGGGTATCCGATGGTGTAATTGTTGGCAGCGTATTGGTCGATACAATAGCCCGAAACCAGGCAGATTCCGATCAGTTGAAACGGGCGTTGACGGATCTGCTCCACCCGATGCGAGAAGCACTGGACGGTCTGGCTTCCTGA